GGGGAACGAGCTTCTGGAGGAAGAGGGTTTTGCCGAACTCGGGGTCTTCCTGGTTGTCGCAGATGGTGTCGTAGTTGTCGAAAGCGGCTTGGACGGTCTCAAGCGCCATGCCCATCTTCTCGGCGAGCTCTTCGATGGAGTCAGCCGTCTGGATGGCATCTCCCGCATGGGTGATGACTTCTTGGTCGATGCCGTTTTGAGCCGTGCCGTCCCAAATGCTGTACCACTCGTTGTAGCCGGCCGCAAGGCACCCAGTGGCGGCGTTGTGCACGGCGGTTTCGCAGTAGAAGCGCTTGCCGTTTGGAAGCAGGCCGATCAGCGGGTAAAACGTGGCGAGCATGTGACCCGCCTCGTACATCGGATTGAGGTTGCTCGAGGCCATCATGCCCGAAAGCGTGCCGCCCGCGGCAACGCCCGCGGCGATGGTATCGCCCTTGCGGCCGGAAACGATGTTGCCGATGAATGCCCATTCGGGTGCGTACTTCACCATCCATTCCTGGTTGGAAATGTAGCCGCCGCCAGCCAGAACCACGGCTTTAGCCTTAATGTCGACGATGGAGCCGTCCTTAGAGGTGAAACGCCCGCCTGCGATCGTGCCGGCCTCATCGGTGATGAGGGTCTTGAAGGTGGTCTCGAACAGGTACTCGGCTCCGGCTTCGGTGACCTTCTCGTTCATGAGCTCGAATTCGTCCTTCATGGTGCAGAGACCGTTCTTCGGGAAGAACGCCTGA
Above is a genomic segment from Raoultibacter phocaeensis containing:
- a CDS encoding FAD-dependent oxidoreductase → MNINRRQFCALGTAGALAAIAGGVTVGCSSENASAKDGDSAPAASAMAIGDANVNFSKEVDVLIVGAGISGMLASIDPAKAGKSVLIVEQNGTYGGDAIYSAACQMCTTAELTKEERPDKYSSADQIREKFAPYYEGNEAGLERTVLLQTWGGKFIDTMHYDWGYEFQELRESPYHQAFFPKNGLCTMKDEFELMNEKVTEAGAEYLFETTFKTLITDEAGTIAGGRFTSKDGSIVDIKAKAVVLAGGGYISNQEWMVKYAPEWAFIGNIVSGRKGDTIAAGVAAGGTLSGMMASSNLNPMYEAGHMLATFYPLIGLLPNGKRFYCETAVHNAATGCLAAGYNEWYSIWDGTAQNGIDQEVITHAGDAIQTADSIEELAEKMGMALETVQAAFDNYDTICDNQEDPEFGKTLFLQKLVPPYYFLRNVPVRYKSCGGLAVSDRMEVVDADGNPIPNLYAAGCTAGTEDIVPAAGSGLLLGTVLAEDLA